tattttgcctttgtagatttagagaaagcttttgatagagtgccacgtaaagttatttggtggcctatgagaaaattaggtgtggatgagtggctagttacgatggtacagtctatgtacagcaatgctagaaatcgtgtcaggattaacgattcacttagtgatgaatttagtgtaaatgttggtgtacatcagggttctgtacttagtcctttgttgtttattctagtcttagaagtgcTGTCGATGGAggtcagaacaggttgtccatgggagttattgtatgcagatgatttggttctcatagcagagtcaatggaagaattagttgaaaagtttgagaagtggaagaaaggactagaagagaaagggctaaaggtaaacacagcaaagtctaaagtcatgattagtagcattgcagccaagtgtgaccttgtagttggaaaatggccttgtggagtttgcaggaaaggggttggtagtaactcaattttttgtcagacttgtaagcattgggtacataagaagtgcagtggtattagtggaaggttaagagctgacatacagtttgtatgcaagcgttgcaaaggtgagattatagagaatgaagtatttccagctttaatgatgtacaacagtggctcattaaagatagttgagaacttccgttacttaggtgatatgttgggcagtgaagggggtgttggaagaagtgttacttgcaatataggttctgcttggaaaaagttcagagagttacttcctttgttgactagcagggtcctgtcaattgaggtaaaaggtaggttgtatgaggcctgtgtaagaagtgttatgttgtacggtagtgagacatgggcagtgaagcaggaagatcttgaccgtttagaaaggaatgatatgagaatggttaggtggatgtgtaacgccagtctgagagacagaaagagttcagatgagctaagaagcaggctaagtctccgtagaattaaagatgttatccagataagaagattgaactggctggggcacttggaaagaatggaggaggataattgggtaagaaagtgtagagacttgatagttcctggggcaaagcccagaggcagaccgagaaagacttgacaggaggttataaggacagacttgatacagaggaagttgagtttagatctaacacagtctagatcagattggaagagggtcattaatataccccgtccaacccatgctagcatggaaaacggacgttaagccaagaatgatgtcATAAATTTTTGCAGGGATtaaatttcatagatttttgtCGGTTTAAGTTCCTGCGTAAATGTAGAAAGTAGTCATTCGTGAAAATTTTTCACCGCGAAATCTTTGAATAATTGTCTAATCcgcaaaatttataaaaaaaatttccatgGTCAAAACCTCCACTTCCACAAGTGTTTGTTTTTCCTTACTTCTTTTGTCACCTTCTATAATCTATTCtacctttaaaaataaaatacctaTATTCATTGATTACAAAAGTTATctacttttttttaatgtataatTATAATTTTCCCTATTCTTCACTTTACTCCTCTTAACCCTTTAGAGCCCTTAGATAACGACCCTCCTTCTAAAATCTTTTTGTAACTGAGGAAAAGAGCTTCCGACGTTATCAAAGGTGACACCAAAAAGCTGTTTGTTTAATTGGCCAGAATTCgcctttgaaaattttttagggattttttaacaatagataTGGCTGTTTGTcactaaaatttaccaagtgctAATTTtgccagtttcaaaaaatagtcaaaaatgtTGAAATGCGAAATTAAGTTTTCGCAAAATATTAGAAAATGGCCCACACGCAAAAATAAGTCCCTGTGAAATGCTTGATGTTTCCAGATGAGCTCAACCGTGAAATTCAATCCCTGCGAAAATGCTTAATAGCTTTTAGTCAAGattctaatcaaaaataaattttagtacCCAGACTACTTCTTAGGGGATTAGAATTTAAAAACAAGCAGAAAACGTTGGTACTTCACTTAAGTTTTCAATTAGATTCACGTATATATATCAAAGTGTTGTGTTTATGGGTGCAGtaataaaagctttaaaaaaactGTACAACCTTTGTGTTCCAAGTTTTCACAGTTGCAtaagtgttaaaaataaaaataaaaaacaatttcgaAATTGcctaaggtaaaaaaaaataataataataattacagTTCTTAAAATggtatattttatttacaagtAAAAGAGTGCATATATGGAATTAAAATAACTATTATACTTACAAGccggaaaataaataaaaaaataaagcgaTGGGGGGATCACAATAAGTTGCAAGCATAAACACAACCGCAGAACGACCCCTGTAAATCCTAACTGGACAGGATTTACAGAGCATAGGCTAGAGGTTTAACTTTAGCTGGTATGCCAGAAATGGATAAATGGACTTTCATCAGAATGAATGGTGAATTTTTTGGAGACAGTATGTTTATTAAAGTACAATGATCTGGAAATTGATGGGTTACTAATTCCAGCACATATATGATATTTAGAGATCTCTTTTATCAAGTTTGACAATGTGATGTTCCTTATGGACCGTTTGGACAGTTTATATATGTAGTGATCGTCAGGAAGGCTCCAGCTGTAAATATCCGTGAATTGTAAATAAAAGTGAATCATCAACATATATCTTCACCTTGAATTGGAGTGAATTCCATCAGATATGCTTATGTTCTCCATATTGTTTGATATTTCTAAACTCCAATCTGAAAGaagtttcaatatttttgcTTGACTCCCAAAATTTTCGATGGATTGATAATACCCATGAGAAGTCGGTTTCACCATGTTGcatttgcttttttatattcaaTATTTTTGCTGAAGCAATTGGTTTAATAGCTGTTTTCTGTAATAGAATATATTTGTATTCACATACCCTGAAGAAGaaatacttttgtttataaagTTCAGTATTGGCATAGAACCAGggataattgtttttttaatttaaaaacacaacAGCAGCTTTTCAGTCATGTGTAACTTTATTATtggaaacttttaaaataacattGTTGTATCATACTTATAGGTTGTATTATCTGACTCTCTAGAAAGTGCTTCGGATACAAAAATTTCGTTTGTCTGAGAGCCCTTAACTGCATATCCATTTCTTGATCTCTCTTGATGACATTAAGTTTTTCTCTCCATGCAGTATTATACTTGTTATTAGCCTGtttaattttaaagataaaagaCTTTGTGACTGTCAGGTTCACACTACTTTCAATTTTATAGCAGCTTTAGTCTTGTAGATTCCAACTCCAAGGTAAGTGTAATATTGAACTTCATTACCATCAGAATCGTTGATGCTGATGCCACATTTGTGCTGCTTGGATAACTTTTTTCTGGTCCCATAGAGCAAAACTCCGTTTTCCCTTGAATTCAGTAAGAGATTGTCATCCTGACTTCACTATTAAGTAGATTTCAGAACTTTTATCTGCGGTGAGAACGGTATAAGTGCTTTTTGGTTTGGTTTTAAGTGTCTAAAATTATATTGTTGTTGGGCGAGTAAATTATTCTCTTTGAGATGTAGAATTTCCTGCATATATGCAACACTCTCAACGAAATTTGAGAGTATATTAAGTATTGTAATTGGGCAGTAGTTGTCCAAGGATGATTTACAATCGGATTTATGAAAAGGTGTTATCTTTCTTCTTTTCTAAGCAGTTGGAAACAAAGCATTTTCAAAACTGAGTACATCTGATACTTCTTATAATCTTTTGAGCAGGGTCACTCACGTCTGTCATGCTTGACCAGCGTTCAGCTCAACGGTGTCTTCATGTGCTGCTCCAATACCTGCAAAAGGTAGTGGAATAGATGCAGCATTTTTAAGTACTGTCAGGAGACTGTTGTTCAGGTCTTGATTTTGTTGCATATTAAGACCTGGGGCTCATTAGGTATACAGTGTGGAGAAAACTGTCAAGATAGGTTTTGAACTTTCCTACTGTGCATCCAGTTAGGTCTCTAAGCGTTCTGGGAAGAGAGTTAAAAGAGTCTGGGTGCTTGATAACAAAGGAATGAGTGCAGAAGGGAGAAGTAATTTCTGCTGGCAGATGACATCACATCTGTGTGGCATAAAACAGAGTGAAGAAGAAAATTGGTACAAAGCCTTTTAGTATTTTCCACAAGTAGATAATTTGGTATCTATCTCTTCTTCGTTGTAatgaatatttaaattattcaaGTAATTTTTTCTATCAGAGCCAtagatttttcgaaaaaaagttGATTGTACTGATTCAAGTGATTTCACAAGGTACTTCGAAAAAAGTGACCATAACTGCGAGCAATATTCTAGATTGGGTACAACTAGTGATCTCCATGTGTAAGCATTACAACTGGTTCTCTTGATCGAAGGATCCAGCTTGACAATCATTTTCCTTTTTCTATAGCATTGTTGATATGAATCATGAAGGTACAGTCAGTGCTATGGATTACTCCTACGTCCTTAACATAATTCTTGGTTGTTATGGTTTCTCCTGATGGTGACTTGTAGGTAGATTGCTTTAGTTCATGGTTTTTACCGTATTGTAATAATTCATAttttgtttcattaaaaaacataTTGGTGTGATTTGCCCAGGCATAAATGTGGTTTAGTGACATTTGAAGATTTTCTGGGTCGTTAAGGGTGAGTATTTGTTGAAGCAAGCGTGTGTCCTCCGCAAAACTTGAGAGGAATGTGCTTTGATGAATGCTTTTATCAATATCAttacacatttgaaaagaaataTAGCTAGAAAAAGTAGATTCTTTTAGCGAACTATGTATACTGTGTTGTGTTTTACGCAATGCAAACTATGAAACATTATACTTGAGTTAGAACTCAGCTTGCCTTTTTCTGATGCGCTTTTTCAAAAAGGgagcatttttaaaagtttgtgtCAACATTAGAGACATTTCTAAAACTCTGAGTTTAATAAAGTAAAGTTTTTCTGTTTATAAGTATAAAGACATGGAATTATACCAACTTTCcctttaaggtggcagtaagcCTTTTAAAATCGGGAAAGAACTCTAATAAGTTACAAAAGCTttttttcagactatatatccatatatccaaacgttaataacaacaaagatggccataaagtaaaaataaactcCAACCTGCATAGCACCTCACCGTGAGAGCTCCAACTTCagatagcattttcgttttcCTTTAAAATTTCAACAGAAGCTTTGCAAATCATGTGCAAAAGGTGtgcaaatttttttcaattttgaatatttttcttttgtcagCGACTAGATGCAACATAATAtggtaataatatttttttcaaaacaaacaaaaagttattgtgggaaaaacataaaaaacaaaagtattCTGCACACCTATTTGATATGACTAACCCAAGGTTTGTTTTAAGCaaaaagtaaatgaaaaatCATGAGGTTGTAAAACGTTAGAGCTCTTGAAAGCTACTTTTCTTCTGTattgcatatatatataaatgagcATATATATCTGTGACTCAGTAAATTATAACATTAAACAAAACTGCTTCTATGTGATAAAGGccaatatttttaggaaataacAAAGGAAATTCTGTATATAAAACATTAAATCTGTTTGAACAGCTGAAAAAGaattactgccaccttaatggAAATGAATTTTCCACTTGAGAGAAAAAATGTTCATAATAAAATGGCTGATGTAAACAAAAGAAACGTTTtgctacaaaatttaaaaataagaacaattgtttttacgggaaatttgcatggttattatttatatattgttAGTAATTAATTTGATTCCAATGCCTTATAGGTTGACCCTTGATTGAAAAAGTACCGTAAATTACAGAGTTGGTTTTTTGGACTTGCAGGCCTTCGGTTAGAAGTTTTGGTGTTATGAGGATTTTCTATAGGCTGAAAGAGATATTAAAATGCATTAGGTAAATTTCATTGTTTAATTGGTCATACACAAACAACTTTTCAGGATTATTTGATCCTTAGAATTTCTGAGTTTTCATAAATTGAATTAATTTGATCATCATACTTTTTGAAGTCTTAATAGCTTTGTTTTGTAGGGCCGCCATTTTATGTCTGAAAGTGTCTGGTTTTAGCTAACATTCCTGTTGCCCTTACAAGTTCTTTTAAAGGAATATGAATATGACTTTCCCAGGAAAGGTATTCATCCAGAAGTAAACCTAAATACTTCACTGTCTTTGAAGGGGTCATTTTTGAACCAGTGAGTGTAAAGTTTAGATGTTTTGTGATGATTTATTCCTTTTTGACCTAAATACAACTATTTGGATTTATTACAATTTGGGCTTATTTTGTTAGCTATTTACAATGAGCAAAGTAGAGTGAGATCTGTATATATATGTTTGTTTATCTTACCGAGGGATGTATTGTTGTTTATTAAACATGTGTTGTAGAGTTTCAATAATATTAATAACATGTCTAATATGTAACATGTATTGTAAAATGCAATTACATTATCATTAGAGCGTAacaattttattataaataactagttaataaagcccgtggaaaaatccactaaggcagaataaaaaatgaaaaagaagcgtcatttgaattttgatgacgtcagcagcccatccacaaaaaaaaattagaatcttgtgtttacgttgcctctattgtgcagagcttaaactgctgatcaagaaaatgtatatgatcatgtgctattgatgagcagttaatgagacataagggtttgaaaattttgatgacgtcaacaatGGCCCATCAaaacccaaaaaaatttttttggaaatttgtatacctgttgcctttattgtatagatctggaaatgctgatcaagaaaaagtgtaagatcatgtacttttgacaaacggttgcagagatattaggctttgaaggttttttgatgacgtcatcaagccGTCCATTCCAAATCAGATTTAGGGACCTAGGTTTAGAGCTAGCCGCTAtgcatcttttaaaaaaaactccaGGTGCTAGAGCTGGTACCAAGATTTTCACAGTAAATATTAAAAACGGCTCTAATTACTaaattatatttaataaaatgtatAATATTTGTTTAAGTTTAGCACTTACCCCACGTTCATTGATAAAGGTCATTATTgcgaagcgagcgaagcgaaattgtggagcacgtttactacacgcgaggtataccaagaggtTTATtgaaattctcaaaatttcgatagaaaaaaaatcatataaaatcagggtaaagaaataagaatgatattttttcaccaaaaggtaggttatttttttgtctactagaacaaataagtttggattGAGCAGCTGTAATAAAAGTTAGTTAAAGATGCCAATAAATTGGTTTTGTacccccaccccccccccccccccacgtgatttcccgattttccgtTTGCCGGGAGCGAAAGACTGGAAAGTACAATCGAGCAGTTAGAAAACGGCGATCGGCTAATTTGAAATATCGTCTATTTTACAGACCTCAGACAAATACCTATTTTgggtaattaaaaatatatgtcTTATTAACTGTTGTGTATTTATGTTTGGCTTTTTATGTGTGATTGTATTTGCCTACAAACTGATtgtaataagttttttttcttgatcttttttatataattgttACTAAATCCTCGTAATAATCAAGCTGTAAGTGTTTAAGTCTTCCCGCTTTTTTGTTGCTATGCTTTTCGCTTAAAATTTTGAGTTGGAAAGCTTGTACCTTTTCTTTGAAGGTGCACTTTAATAATTTGAACGTTTATAACGCGCAAAAACGTGTTGTATATATCGCTTCATTATtaagaagattttaaaatattaaattatcagcTTACATTGGTATATTTACGTGGTATCCTTTTCATGCAGCAGAAGAAGAGTGAGTTGTGTGAAGGTCTGGATGatccaatttttatttttacatgtcTTGGTTTAATGTacgtagctagctaaactaCTCTTTGGTGCTTAAGGCCACcatgaaaaatatgttttttgttgTCCTTCAATCGAATCATTAGCTAAATAGAAAACATTGAAAAGACGTAATCAGGCACACGAGAGGAGGAAGGCATAAACTACAGTCAATATTAAAGAAGAATGTGGAAATTTAAGGAATAAAGATCAGTTAATTATACTGTATGTACCATTATTTATCCTGTATTGGCTCTGACTGTTTTGCCAATCTGAAAGGCCTGTCTTCATTTTAAACGATATAGCTATAATATATATATcttgtaaatactttttttaaatccttCATATAAATCAAAttacttctttttgtttttgcatcCTGCAAATAAATATATAAGGTCTTCAGGAGGCAAACGTGacatatttttaataagaattaaaaggaaaaagagctaaataatttaaaatgcaccaaaaaaaatcaccaaaaaCAGTCTGTTGAATTCGCACTGCCATTCAGCAAAATGTATTAACAACGCAGGCATAAATAGAGTAAAACATTGGTGTGAACTCACTGACATGaacaaatttgaataaaatattttttaaaatcaatgttTGAAAACTTTATTAGGCACCAGAGAGTAGTATAGGTAGTGTTCATAAATTTCACTTCAAGTTAAGTGGGTTTCTTATCTCAACCCTTATTTTGAGAATCGATTTATTTGGACATTTCCTTATATGCTTTATTGTCAGAAATGCAAATTGTctgtcatatattttttttaacagtaatAATTAGGTACATCATAGTGATATCGATTGTGAATGCGTTTTCAAGTTTGCATCGTCAGAATGCTGCACAAAGAATTGTTTCAAAGGCAAGATCTATTGGACTGAATGTGCACTATGAAAGGCTAACTGCTGGAGATGGAAACTGTTTTTATCATGGAGTTTTGGaaacaatttataaaaattttgaaccaaattttgttggaaCCCATGCACCCATGAAGACTTACGAGTTGCAGTATCAAGTTTTGTGTGTCAACACCGTTATGAGGATTATGCTTTAGCCtggaaaaaacaaacataagTGAGAGTGCAGATAAATCAATTGTTATCCATGCAACTGCAATCATGCTTAATACAGTGATTATTGTTACTAAAGCAGACAGTACACCTGAGTATCCTTATAGCATATTTTGGCCATCATTATCTTCTATGGACATAACACCTGATTTAAACGAATACACTGGTCAATGTATTTTGTTGGGCCATGAAAATGAACATTTCcaatcatttttcttttctggTGAAGTACCTTGGCAAAACAAAAATGGCAGAATTGGCAAAcctaataatataaaaagaatatgCAGACGTAATCTCTTTAAATTTGCCACCTATGGCTAAGTCTAGTGGCAGGGTTATTTCAAGTAATTCTGGGCAGTgtcaatcaaaaattgaaagacTAAACAGTATCTTACCAAGGTTTGTCGAAAAAAGCCATAACCCTATAAATTCCATAAATACAAATGAGTATGTAAATCAGGTAAAAGTCCATGCACCGTCAAAACAATTAAAGGAAAAAAACAAGGAAATTCATTTTGAAATTACTTCTTCAActcttttaaaaagtaaaaccgAACCTGAAAACGAAGTACAGAATAATAAAGCAAACAGCAATGTTAAATCTGACAAAATAAATAGTATTACAAGTGCTTTTGTAGAGCCTAATCTTGAGTCTGGTAAACAGAGAAAGAAAGTTCGACAAATTAATATTTTGGAAAtgaaaaaagttgaagaaaagcTAAAGCATGAATGTGAAATAAATGGTGTAAACTATTGCCAGCCGTCTTCTACAGAAAGTAAGCAAGAAAGGAAATCCAGAAGACGAAAGTTGAAGACAGATATTAAAAAAGCTTCTGTACTGGCAGGTAATAGCTCCGGTAAACTAGAacatttagaaaataaaattattttaatcctCAATAAGCCAGAAGAAATGTTAAAACAGGATTGTAAAGTAAGTGGTGTGGACTATCAGCAACCATCCTctaataagaacaaaacaaaaagaaaggcgAGGagaggaaaattaaaaaatgatattcAAGCCCACAATCAAAAAACTAATGATGTGGTAGGTCAAGATATTAGTGGCAACCCAAATGTTTATCACATGATTAACAGATTCCAGGAGGGTGAAAATATGCACATTATAAAAACCTGCACAATTTGTAAGGAGACTAGACCACACACTCAAAACTTCTCTCAAAATATTTTGCCTAACACGAGTTTTATCTCCAAATCATTCAACTCTCCTTCACACATATTTCATTCGGTATTATTTGCTTCTGCCAAAACAACatcacaaaaaaacacaactgtGGTTGTTTTATTCTAATCAGCTTTACAAATCGAATGAGAAAGTGTactcaaaaatcaaaacttgaGACGGAggttaatttaaaagtttttctttttagaaaaaacaatgtATAACTAAAGCCAAAACTTTTGGAATGGTTTGTCTTCGTAAACCAGTACTAACCACTGCACTGTCTGCCCTCAATAATTTAAGTGGCGATGCAATGCACTCAGTAGAAAGCAAGACCAAAATTTTTATTACCCCGTCTTACGAAAGCACATGTTCTTGAAGAATTTTAGATGTAAAAAGCAAAACATTCAGTGCTGGGGAAAGAAAATGCGAACATGGGAAGGAAATATATTAATTTCTTTGACAtggttttttttggaaatggctataATAAATGAAATTGTGTTGAATTTTGCTAAATACGAGAAAGACAAATGTTTGGCTGTTTGGTGAAACATAGCTAACAAACATAACTAACAAACATAGCTAACAAAACTTTCAAAGCATTCTTGTTCAAAATGTTGAGAACTAATATAAAATTCAAAGTCTTTCGGCAAGGTACtactttttatattatatagccATTCGAacctctttattttttttcgcacTAGgaacctgattttttctttcattattaTCTTCGTCTTTTGTCGTCACCTTTTCACACTCTCTACCTCCATATTTTTCTTGCTCCTCTtatctttttttgtctttttattatTGCTACTTCGATTTGTACAGTCGATGGTAGTACAGTTTGgcatattaaaataataaaaatatatagtcaAAATACTTCATGTGATTACACCTAATCCCCAACACCGAACTTCGCTTTTTGAACTATAAAACGTCATAGTTCAAACTCGACCGTCATATAGTTTAAACTCGACCCAGCCTTCGTAAAAATGTAAAGGGGTCTATATACGGAGGTATATTTACGTGGGTTTAACACAGATTATTTCAGAAAAAAGAGGGTTGTACTTAAAAAGAATTATGGTAtccgtttttttttcttttatgaccattgattatgaaaatataaattttgaccAAATTTTCCCTTTAAGTTCAAACTTAAGAGGACAATGCT
This is a stretch of genomic DNA from Hydractinia symbiolongicarpus strain clone_291-10 chromosome 9, HSymV2.1, whole genome shotgun sequence. It encodes these proteins:
- the LOC130656529 gene encoding uncharacterized protein LOC130656529 isoform X1, with amino-acid sequence MLAWVGRGILMTLFQSDLDCVRSKLNFLCIKSVLITSCQVFLGLPLGFAPGTIKSLHFLTQLSSSILSKCPSQFNLLIWITSLILRRLSLLLSSSELFLSLRLALHIHLTILISFLSKRSRSSCFTAHVSLPYNITLLTQASYNLPFTSIDRTLLVNKGSNSLNFFQAFYATLQSRRRLTAVPPKNFSNRRFKSAQFTSMSAYKEKQVQEEEAQVHRIRITLTSRNVKSLEKVCGELIRGAKDKKLMVKGPVRLPTKTLRITSRKTPCGEGSKTWSRYEMRIHKRLIDLHSPAEVVKQITSVSIEPGVEVEVTIADA